A stretch of Halichondria panicea chromosome 1, odHalPani1.1, whole genome shotgun sequence DNA encodes these proteins:
- the LOC135352078 gene encoding uncharacterized protein LOC135352078 isoform X8 produces the protein MSDYLTIADLKKLYLVTFDARIKWRNILLILDVPSDTIDSIGTKWRDNPEECYREGLKEWLKGEERRWEDVVQALSSPIVGHVHIARTIEKDHLQSTDASNPTDVKSEVDQNRQKINDDLTVFLDELLGKGAFGAVFKGSYRGEICAVKVLLHDAMEMQASIPIGKNEQASDAIDRESDFLKSFQHPNVVQFLLTAKHPKSGSTILVVELMDCNLRSYFSGLDKESLTSECEISLSKDIACGLAYIHSKKIIHRDLCGDNVLLKLTRPVPVAKISDFGMSRLYDPSMLSHTLTAVGHRMGYLPLEAIRLDKDNYDNSLDVFSLGAIMMQIVCKLETIKSAKDRSFHVAQIPHTHKLRKLIDSCLQEDMTRRPSATDIYADLITSSDPVEATKRESKDTQPVKKGPPPRELRPPLTLKWRRGKDMPIKMSTTVQSAVISDTVYVGGGSPDNDCDRCTVMKLEQDEWTKLPQYTAYWFAMTSLANQLVLVGGCESRNNKPTNQLAVLVSGEWTHPYPPMNIARHSSTAVSFNNHIIVAGGRDDKRRTTSSVEVLDVALRRWYIAQSLPNPRSSLKSTLIGNTLYLMGGFDHTEVTKTVHHVDLNELIAKALSNLDTPTLWQTLQEVPLKFSAPLSIGRSLLAVGGWGDRANLSSSIHLYQPDTRRWVKVEDLPTARYRCTCSVLPSGEVIVAGGQTIINLFTDVYMYTKFQTVDFFSISAN, from the exons atgtctgactatctcacaatagcagatctaaagAAATTGTACCTCgtcacgtttgatgctcgaattaAGTGGCGAAACATCTTGCTTATTCTTGATGTACCCTCGGATACCATCGATAGTATTGGTACGAAATGGCGAGACAATCCTGAAGAatgctatcgtgagggtttgaaagaatggctgaaaggtGAAGAGAGACGCTGGGAAGATGTTGTCCAAGCATTGTCCAGTCCCATTGTGGGCCACGttcacatagccaggaccatcgagaaagatcatctacagtctactgatgcaagcaatcctactgatgtgaagtcagagg TTGACCAAAACCGCCAGAAGATCAACGATGATTTGACTGTTTTCTTAGACGAACTTCTCGGaaaaggtgcatttggagcagtcttcaaaggcagctacaggggcgagatatgtgcagtcaaagtgctgcttcacgatgctatggagatgcaggCAAGTATTCCAATCGGCAAAAACGAACAAGCTAGCGATGCAATTGATCGTGAGAGtgattttctcaagtcgttcCAGCACCCAAATGTTGTTCAGTTTTTGTTGACTGCTAAGCACCCTAAATCAGGGagtacaatcctcgttgttgagctgatggattgcaatctgagatcctatttctctGGCCTTGATAaagagtccctcactagcgaatgtgaaattagcctctctAAAGACAtagcttgtggtctggcctacattcataGCAAGaagattatccaccgtgacctctgtggcgataacgttttgctgaagcttacacgaccagtgcctgtcgcaaagatttccgactttggcatgtcacggctatatGATCCCTCcatgcttagccacaccctcacggccgttggtcaccgtatggggtatctacctcttGAAGCTATTCGATTGGACAAGGATAATTACGATAATAGCTTGGATGTGTTCTCTCTTGGGGCGATTATGAtgcagattgtttgcaagctgGAGACGATCAAATCAGCCAAggatcgatcattccatgttgcccagatccctcacacacacaagttgaggaagcttatcgacagttgtttgcaagaagacatgacgAGGAGACCGTCTGCCACGGACATCT ATGCTGACCTCATAACAAGCTCAGacccagtggaggcaacaaagagggagtcaaaggacactcaaccagtcaagaag ggtccccctcccagagagttgagacctccactcactctgaaatggagaagaggaaaagacatgccaattaAGATGAGCACCACGGTACAGAGTGCTGTTATcagtgacacggtgtatgttggtggaggtagTCCAGACAATGATTgtgacaggtgtacagtgatgaagctcgagcaagatgaatggaccaaactaccacaGTACACTGCCTATtggttcgctatgacatcactcgctaatcaactagtgctggtgggaggatgTGAATCAAGAAACAACAAACCCACCAATCAACTTGCAGTGTTAGtgtcaggggaatggactcacccgtacccaccaatgaacattgctcgtcattcctcaacagctgtctccttcaacaaccacatcattgtagctggtgggcgtgatgATAAAAGACGTAccacctcctctgtggaggtgttggacgtggcattaagaagatggtacattgctcagtcactacctaacccacgatcatcactgaaatcgactctcataggaaacaccctctacctaatgggagggttcGATCACACTGAGgtaaccaagacagtgcaccacgtcgacctcaatgaactcattgcaaaggccctttccaacctggacacacccactctctggcagacttTACAAGAAGTACCACTCAAGttctcagctcctctcagtattgggaggtcactattagccgttggtggatgGGGCGACAGAGCCAACctaagttcatcgatccacctctaccagcctgacaccaggaggtgggtgaaagtagaagacctgcctactgcacgataccgctgcacatgctcagtacttcctagtggagaggtcattgtagccggaggacagacaataattaatttgtttacagatgtgtacatgtatactaaatttcaaactgttgatttcttctctataagtgctaattag
- the LOC135352078 gene encoding uncharacterized protein LOC135352078 isoform X2, with protein sequence MATQATPDHSPEYLSFQENFEALVSTFKAQPAAYADSLFSNGYIPDEVLEYSRLNGVMDSDKSRKILDTIIHRIKLNSSVFHGFITAIAGPSTDDVVKKLHDSYKRHKTVTSRVEQPQLSPPPHQQPPPEAPTSFSFPYLDTSSLDEDDRIEMEDRLIADTTKMMIRFTAFTLIIQESFEKRIPLDKIKDFVLSLDAFNNGIGVKVLDPKDKQKIENAKNLAQVFMTLRDYISFFNYEIVQYLIELLGSPDDQTQLREYCSALDQFCKRNVFEVPAEAFSSKSRIKTAKVFVLKFTERSQVTTLEYVRRLTRRIAEALGLQRAALQLRSVRQGCLELHFLITVAVAKRVYPVSPTVQAALIAMGVKVLTCGSTDEVETFLLEQDQSKLKLKGVEEMSKDTRTSTTTFTQMKDTKDTRGSDPVEATKRESKDTQPVKKAHREQTEHKDAELVRRDAIIQQQRQGPPPRELRPPLTLKWRRGKDMPIKMSTTVQSAVISDTVYVGGGSPDNDCDRCTVMKLEQDEWTKLPQYTAYWFAMTSLANQLVLVGGCESRNNKPTNQLAVLVSGEWTHPYPPMNIARHSSTAVSFNNHIIVAGGRDDKRRTTSSVEVLDVALRRWYIAQSLPNPRSSLKSTLIGNTLYLMGGFDHTEVTKTVHHVDLNELIAKALSNLDTPTLWQTLQEVPLKFSAPLSIGRSLLAVGGWGDRANLSSSIHLYQPDTRRWVKVEDLPTARYRCTCSVLPSGEVIVAGGQTIINLFTDVYMYTKFQTVDFFSISAN encoded by the exons ATGGCCACTCAAGCAACCCCTGACCATTCTCCTGAGTATCTGTCCTTCCAAGAGAACTTTGAAGCATTGGTGTCCACCTTCAAAGCTCAACCTGCTGCATACGCTGATAGCCTCTTCTCCAATGGCTACATACCAGATGAAGTTCTCGAGTACTCTAGACTAAATGGAGTTATGGACTCGGATAAATCTCGAAAGATTCTGGATACTATCATCCATCGAATTAAGCTCAATTCCAGTGTATTCCACGGCTTTATCACTGCCATCGCTGGCCCTTCTACTGACGATGTTGTCAAGAAGCTACACGATAGTTACAAGCGTCACAAGACTGTGACCAGCCGTGTTGAACAGCCACAACTCtctccacccccacaccagCAACCTCCACCAGAGGCTCCGACGTCCTTCAGTTTCCCGTACcttgacacctctagccttgATGAGGACGATAGAATTGAAATGGAGGATCGGCTCATAGCGGATACAACGAAAATGATGATTAGATTCACTGCTTTTACTCTAATTATCCAAGAGTCATTTGAAAAACGGATCCCATTGGATAAGATTAAAGATTTTGTTCTCAGCCTCGACGCTTTTAACAACGGGATTGGAGTCAAAGTGCTTGATCCAAAAGATAAGCAAAAGATTGAAAATGCCAAAAATTTGGCCCAAGTCTTTATGACTCTACGTGATTACATCTCCTTCTTCAACTATGAGATAGTGCAGTACCTCATCGAGCTGCTGGGATCACCAGACGACCAAACACAACTGCGTGAGTATTGTTCTGCACTTGATCAGTTCTGTAAGCGAAATGTGTTTGAAGTTCCGGCCGAAGCTTTCTCTTCAAAATCTCGTATCAAAACGGCTAAAGTGTTTGTTCTTAAGTTCACTGAGCGATCGCAAGTAACCACACTGGAGTATGTAAGAAGGCTGACACGAAGAATTGCTGAGGCACTTGGTCTACAAAGAGCAGCACTACAACTCCGTTCAGTCAGACAAGGCTGCTTAGAGCTCCACTTTCTCATCACTGTAGCTGTTGCCAAGCGTGTCTACCCAGTGTCCCCTACTGTACAGGCTGCTCTCATTGCGATGGGGGTCAAAGTTCTCACCTGTGGAAGTACAGATGAGGTGGAGACATTTCTGCTGGAACA GGATCAGAGCAAACTCAAACTAAAAGGTGTTGAGGAGATGTCTAAAGACACAAGAACGAGCACGACAACCTTTACTCAAATGAAGGACACTAAAG ATACAAGAGGCTCGGacccagtggaggcaacaaagagggagtcaaaggacactcaaccagtcaagaag gcacacagggaacagactgagcacaaagatgctgagctggtcaggagagacgccatcattcaacagcagagacag ggtccccctcccagagagttgagacctccactcactctgaaatggagaagaggaaaagacatgccaattaAGATGAGCACCACGGTACAGAGTGCTGTTATcagtgacacggtgtatgttggtggaggtagTCCAGACAATGATTgtgacaggtgtacagtgatgaagctcgagcaagatgaatggaccaaactaccacaGTACACTGCCTATtggttcgctatgacatcactcgctaatcaactagtgctggtgggaggatgTGAATCAAGAAACAACAAACCCACCAATCAACTTGCAGTGTTAGtgtcaggggaatggactcacccgtacccaccaatgaacattgctcgtcattcctcaacagctgtctccttcaacaaccacatcattgtagctggtgggcgtgatgATAAAAGACGTAccacctcctctgtggaggtgttggacgtggcattaagaagatggtacattgctcagtcactacctaacccacgatcatcactgaaatcgactctcataggaaacaccctctacctaatgggagggttcGATCACACTGAGgtaaccaagacagtgcaccacgtcgacctcaatgaactcattgcaaaggccctttccaacctggacacacccactctctggcagacttTACAAGAAGTACCACTCAAGttctcagctcctctcagtattgggaggtcactattagccgttggtggatgGGGCGACAGAGCCAACctaagttcatcgatccacctctaccagcctgacaccaggaggtgggtgaaagtagaagacctgcctactgcacgataccgctgcacatgctcagtacttcctagtggagaggtcattgtagccggaggacagacaataattaatttgtttacagatgtgtacatgtatactaaatttcaaactgttgatttcttctctataagtgctaattag
- the LOC135352078 gene encoding uncharacterized protein LOC135352078 isoform X6: MSDYLTIADLKKLYLVTFDARIKWRNILLILDVPSDTIDSIGTKWRDNPEECYREGLKEWLKGEERRWEDVVQALSSPIVGHVHIARTIEKDHLQSTDASNPTDVKSEVDQNRQKINDDLTVFLDELLGKGAFGAVFKGSYRGEICAVKVLLHDAMEMQASIPIGKNEQASDAIDRESDFLKSFQHPNVVQFLLTAKHPKSGSTILVVELMDCNLRSYFSGLDKESLTSECEISLSKDIACGLAYIHSKKIIHRDLCGDNVLLKLTRPVPVAKISDFGMSRLYDPSMLSHTLTAVGHRMGYLPLEAIRLDKDNYDNSLDVFSLGAIMMQIVCKLETIKSAKDRSFHVAQIPHTHKLRKLIDSCLQEDMTRRPSATDIYADLITSSDPVEATKRESKDTQPVKKTHREQIKHKDAELGPPPRELRPPLTLKWRRGKDMPIKMSTTVQSAVISDTVYVGGGSPDNDCDRCTVMKLEQDEWTKLPQYTAYWFAMTSLANQLVLVGGCESRNNKPTNQLAVLVSGEWTHPYPPMNIARHSSTAVSFNNHIIVAGGRDDKRRTTSSVEVLDVALRRWYIAQSLPNPRSSLKSTLIGNTLYLMGGFDHTEVTKTVHHVDLNELIAKALSNLDTPTLWQTLQEVPLKFSAPLSIGRSLLAVGGWGDRANLSSSIHLYQPDTRRWVKVEDLPTARYRCTCSVLPSGEVIVAGGQTIINLFTDVYMYTKFQTVDFFSISAN, encoded by the exons atgtctgactatctcacaatagcagatctaaagAAATTGTACCTCgtcacgtttgatgctcgaattaAGTGGCGAAACATCTTGCTTATTCTTGATGTACCCTCGGATACCATCGATAGTATTGGTACGAAATGGCGAGACAATCCTGAAGAatgctatcgtgagggtttgaaagaatggctgaaaggtGAAGAGAGACGCTGGGAAGATGTTGTCCAAGCATTGTCCAGTCCCATTGTGGGCCACGttcacatagccaggaccatcgagaaagatcatctacagtctactgatgcaagcaatcctactgatgtgaagtcagagg TTGACCAAAACCGCCAGAAGATCAACGATGATTTGACTGTTTTCTTAGACGAACTTCTCGGaaaaggtgcatttggagcagtcttcaaaggcagctacaggggcgagatatgtgcagtcaaagtgctgcttcacgatgctatggagatgcaggCAAGTATTCCAATCGGCAAAAACGAACAAGCTAGCGATGCAATTGATCGTGAGAGtgattttctcaagtcgttcCAGCACCCAAATGTTGTTCAGTTTTTGTTGACTGCTAAGCACCCTAAATCAGGGagtacaatcctcgttgttgagctgatggattgcaatctgagatcctatttctctGGCCTTGATAaagagtccctcactagcgaatgtgaaattagcctctctAAAGACAtagcttgtggtctggcctacattcataGCAAGaagattatccaccgtgacctctgtggcgataacgttttgctgaagcttacacgaccagtgcctgtcgcaaagatttccgactttggcatgtcacggctatatGATCCCTCcatgcttagccacaccctcacggccgttggtcaccgtatggggtatctacctcttGAAGCTATTCGATTGGACAAGGATAATTACGATAATAGCTTGGATGTGTTCTCTCTTGGGGCGATTATGAtgcagattgtttgcaagctgGAGACGATCAAATCAGCCAAggatcgatcattccatgttgcccagatccctcacacacacaagttgaggaagcttatcgacagttgtttgcaagaagacatgacgAGGAGACCGTCTGCCACGGACATCT ATGCTGACCTCATAACAAGCTCAGacccagtggaggcaacaaagagggagtcaaaggacactcaaccagtcaagaag ACACACAGGGAACAGATtaagcacaaagatgctgagctg ggtccccctcccagagagttgagacctccactcactctgaaatggagaagaggaaaagacatgccaattaAGATGAGCACCACGGTACAGAGTGCTGTTATcagtgacacggtgtatgttggtggaggtagTCCAGACAATGATTgtgacaggtgtacagtgatgaagctcgagcaagatgaatggaccaaactaccacaGTACACTGCCTATtggttcgctatgacatcactcgctaatcaactagtgctggtgggaggatgTGAATCAAGAAACAACAAACCCACCAATCAACTTGCAGTGTTAGtgtcaggggaatggactcacccgtacccaccaatgaacattgctcgtcattcctcaacagctgtctccttcaacaaccacatcattgtagctggtgggcgtgatgATAAAAGACGTAccacctcctctgtggaggtgttggacgtggcattaagaagatggtacattgctcagtcactacctaacccacgatcatcactgaaatcgactctcataggaaacaccctctacctaatgggagggttcGATCACACTGAGgtaaccaagacagtgcaccacgtcgacctcaatgaactcattgcaaaggccctttccaacctggacacacccactctctggcagacttTACAAGAAGTACCACTCAAGttctcagctcctctcagtattgggaggtcactattagccgttggtggatgGGGCGACAGAGCCAACctaagttcatcgatccacctctaccagcctgacaccaggaggtgggtgaaagtagaagacctgcctactgcacgataccgctgcacatgctcagtacttcctagtggagaggtcattgtagccggaggacagacaataattaatttgtttacagatgtgtacatgtatactaaatttcaaactgttgatttcttctctataagtgctaattag
- the LOC135342993 gene encoding kelch domain-containing protein 8A-like — protein sequence MLVSILDNYLTTSSDPVEATKKESKDTQPVKKAHREQIKHKDAELVRRDAIIQQQRQGPPPRELRPPLTLKWRIGKDMPIKTSRSVQSVIIGDTVYVGGGNAYNNHDMYEVMKLEQDQWTKLPEYTAKYFPMTSLANQLVLVGGKDLRNNKRTNQLAVFGSGEWTHPYPPMNIARSSSTAVSFNNHIIVAGGTDDEGRIFSSVEVLDVASRRWYIAQSLPNPRSKLTSTLIGNTLYLMGGMDHTLRPTKTVHHVDLNELIAKALSNLDTPTIWQTLPEVPLVWSAPLSIGRSLLAVGGADDRFYPSSSIHLYQPDTRRWVKVGDLPTARYCCTCSVLPSGDVIVAGGQTITLLQTVDFFCAN from the exons ATGTTGGTGTCGATTTTAGATAATTACCTGACAACAAGCTCGGacccagtggaggcaacaaagaaggagtcaaaggacactcaaccagtcaagaag gcacacagggaacagattaagcacaaagatgctgagctggtcaggagagacgctaTCATTCAACAACAGCGACAA ggtccccctcccagagagttgagacctccactcactctgaaatggagaataggaaaagacatgccaatcaagacgAGTCGCTCTGTACAGAGTGTtattatcggtgacacggtgtatgttggtggaggtaaTGCATACAACAATCATGACATGTATgaagtgatgaagctcgagcaagatcaatggaccaaactaccagagtacactgccaagtaTTTccctatgacatcactcgctaatcaactagtgctggtgggaggaaaGGATCTAAGAAACAACAAACGCACCAATCAACTTGCAGTGTTTGgttcaggggaatggactcatccgtacccaccaatgaacattgctcgttcttcctcaacagctgtctccttcaacaaccacatcattgtagctggtgggacTGATGATGAAGGACGTATcttctcctctgtggaggtgttggacgtggcatcaagaagatggtacattgctcagtcactacctaacccacgatcaaAACTGACatcgactctcataggaaacaccctctacctaatgggagggatGGATCACACTTTGAGgccaaccaagacagtgcaccacgtcgacctcaatgaactcattgcaaaagccctttccaacctggacacacccactatctggcagaccttaccggaagtaccactcgtgtggtcagctcctctcagtattgggaggtcactattagccgttggtggagcgGACGACAGATTCtacccaagttcatcgatccacctctaccagcctgacaccaggaggtgggtgaaagtgggagacctgcctactgcacgatactgctgcacatgctcagtacttcctagtggagacgtcattgtagccggaggacagacaatTACTTTACTTcaaactgttgatttcttctgtgctaattag